A single region of the Triticum dicoccoides isolate Atlit2015 ecotype Zavitan chromosome 2B, WEW_v2.0, whole genome shotgun sequence genome encodes:
- the LOC119366949 gene encoding uncharacterized protein LOC119366949, producing MMISASAPFRSDTIEPLTGSNFPRWKSQVELCLGCNEFDYALREEKPVAPVAGVTGYAELKKEYDVKMEKWNKSNHIALLIMKATISPDISEALPKKDTAKDFLTEMEEQFKGSDKVYAHELFAKLLQKYTIDGNVRHHILRVVNAFTKLKALECSLSEALLVIIILESLPEEFEQFKVNYNSLKEKWPLSEMTARIVQEEERIMRQKKDHVFHVGSNKRKHDGQGFPKPQKWQVKKEGTKPFNPKAFKGKEAGGSSSAPSSSTAGENACNFCKEEGHYQRDCPGFLKWMNKRGIRYDPNHKRRNKKA from the exons ATGATGATTTCAGCTTCCGCTCCATTCCGGTCCGACACGATCGAACCACTTACGGGGAGTAACTTCCCTCGTTGGAAGTCCCAAGTCGAATTATGTTTGGGTTGTAATGAATTTGACTATGCCTTGAGGGAAGAAAAACCTGTGGCACCTGTGGCGGGTGTCACAGGGTATGCAGAACTCAAGAAGGAGTATGATGTTAAGATGGAAAAGTGGAATAAGTCCAACCATATTGCGCTTCTCATCATGAAAGCGACAATATCGCCGGACATTTCTGAAGCACTCCCTAAGAAAGATACTGCTAAAGATTTCCTCACTGAAATGGAGGAGCAATTTAAAGGCTCCGACAAAGTGTATGCTCATGAGCTTTTTGCTAAACTTCTTCAAAAATACACTATTGACGGAAATGTTAGGCATCACATATTGAGGGTGGTAAATGCTTTCACCAAGCTTAAGGCTTTGGAGTGTTCTTTAAGTGAAGCCCTTCTTGTCATAATTATTCTTGAGTCTCTTCCTGAAGAGTTTGAACAATTTAAGGTCAACTATAACTCTCTAAAGGAAAAATGGCCACTCTCTGAGATGACCGCAAGAATCGTCCAGGAGGAAGAAAGGATCATGAGGCAGAAGAAAGACCATGTCTTTCATGTTGGCTCTAACAAGAGAAAGCATGACGGACAAGGTTTCCCTAAGCCTCAGAAATGGCAAGTCAAGAAAGAAGGCACTAAGCCATTCAACCCTAAGGCATTCAAGGGTAAAGAAGCCGGTGGTTCTTCTTCTGCTCCTAGCAGCTCCACTGCTGGAGAAAATGCTTGTAACTTCTGCAAAGAAGAGGGACACTATCAAAGGGACTGCCCAGGCTTTCTAAAATGGATGAACAAAAGAG GGATTCGATACGATCCAAACCataagaggaggaacaagaaagctTAA